In Leptolyngbya sp. O-77, the genomic window TGACGAGTGAGAGAGAAGTGAGCTTCAGCGTTTATGGCTAAAATTATAGTAACTTCAACCATAAATGTCTATTGCCAATTCAGGTTGTCTTGGAAGAAATGCTCAACAAAGTGATTAATAGAGGGTCGGGCTGGGCCTAGTTTTACTAAAAAAAACCAAAACTGAGGACGAAACTTTTACAAAGATTACGTTGAGATGATTCTTAGAAATCTTAAGCATTTTCGCCTGGACTGGGCTTCTCACCTACGGCTAGTGTTGAAACCAAGCCTCGCAGTCTAGCTAGAGTCATTCTGGATTGGTTTTGGGGCGATCGCCCTCGCCGTCTACACCTTGGGATCTAAAACGCTACAGCCGCCCTATGGACATTTCCGTTCTCACGCAAACATTTCTGGCAATCTTTGTACTGGCTGATCCACTGGGCAACGCGCCGATCGTCGTGCTACTTACCAAAGGCATGGATCTCGACCAAAAAAACCGCGTGGTCGATCGCGCCACGCTGGTCGCTACGCTAATTTTGCTGGGCTTTGCCTTTGTCGGTCAGCCGATTCTCACCTATTTGCACATCAGCACGGCCTCGCTGAAGGTGGCGGGCGGGCTATTGCTGCTGCTCGTGGCGCTGGATATGTTGCAGGGAGAAATTAACACCTATGAGGCGGAGCAAGAGCGCGACGTGGCGATTACGCCGCTGGCGCTGCCGCTGCTGGCGGGCCCGGGTGCGCTGACCACCGTCACGCTGCTCATGGCTGATCGTCCTACGGCTCGCCTGAGCGTGGTGCTAGGGATCGTATTATCAATGTTTGTGACCTGGGTCATTGTGCGCCAGTCTACCCGCATCGAAAAATGGCTGGGCGAAACCGGAACCATCATCGCTGCAAAGCTTCTGGGCTTTATCCTGGCGGCGCTGGCGGTAGAAATTGGCAGCGAGGGAATTCGAGAACTGTTTTTGTCCTGAAGGTTGTCCAGCAGGTTTGGAGTGGGCGTGATGGCGTTTTGATGTGTTGAGAAGAATTGATGGTGGGATGATGAGAGGAAGAGAGCATTGAGGGATTGGAACTTGAGAATCTTGGGCAGCATTTTGGGCTGTATTCAAGATTATGCCTATCCCCCACTCCATCGTCCGTTCCCTTGCTAGATTCCCAGTCATGCGCCGCCTTCTCCCACTCCTCCTCCTCTGCCTCTGCCTGACGGGCTGCATTCAATACGACGTGGGCATTACCTACGACAGCCAGACCCACGGCGAACTGGTGCAGCGGATTCGGCTGGATGGGCAGATTCCGGCAGCACGGCGATCGACAGCGCGGGCGTGGCTGGACGGGCTAGAGCAGCAGGCGCGGAAACTGGGCGGCAAGGTGCGCCACCCATCGAAGCAGGAGTCGCTAATTACCATTCCGTTTAATAATGGCAAAGACTTGGCTGCGAAATTCAACCGCTTTTTTAACCCGTCGCAGGAGGAGCGGCGGCAGCTTTGGGGGCCGGATCTGGCGGAACTACCTGCGATCGCCGCTCGGATGACTGTGCGTGAAACGAATCTGTTGCTGGTGCAGCGCAATCGGCTGAGCCTGGATTTGGACTTGCGATCGCTCGCCGTTCGGGGAGCGGATGGCCGCCTGCTGGTGTCGCCCGGTGGTCTGCTGGATGTCGATTTCAATCTCAACACGCCCTGGGGTGTCCGCAGCGTAGACAGTACGCCAGAACCAAAACTGGGCAATCGCCAGTTGACCTGGATCTTGCAGCCTGGCGAACTGAATCATTTAGAAGCAGTGTTTTGGGTGCCTAGCCCGCTCGGTTTGGGAACTGTGGCGATCGCCGTGATTGTCGGCATTGGTGCCCTGGTCAAGGCGCTGCTGGAGGGGGATGGGGGAGTGGAGTGATGGGGCGAGAAAAAAACGAAAAACGAAAAACGAAAAACGAAAACTGGAATCCCTTAGCCCTTCGTTCTTCGTTCTTCGTTCTTCACTCTTCTCTCTTCACTCTTCGTTCTTCACTCTTCACTCTTCATTCTTCACTCTTCATTTTTCTCTCTTTCTCCCTCCACCCCTCCTAACTCCCAACCTCTGGCTCTCGCTCCGTCCGAATCCACTGGGTTTGACGATTGCTAAAGAAGCCAAAGTAGCGGGGGATTTTGCGAACCACGTAGAGCGGAATACTGAGCAAGGCGCTGGCGGGAATCAGATCTGTGCCGAAGCGCACCCATGCGCCGGAGATCGCGCCCAGCAGCAGGCAGCCCTGAGCCAGCAGCAGCGCCGCAGGTAGGGCAGATGCGCCCAACAGCAGGGCGATCGCCGCTATTCCCAGCACCACAGCCCACAGCATCACTAGCAGCGACAAGGGCGGCACGGCCAGATCGAGGGCGATCGCCAGCAGGTCAACGCGACCCCGCCGCAGCGTTTCGCCTAATAACCGAGGCACTTGAGTCATCAGCGTGTGCAGATGGCCATGCTCCCAGCGAGTGCGCTGCTGGTCGGCGGCGGTTCGGCGGGCGGGCAATAGCCCCATCACATAGGCAGTGGAGCAAAAGAGGGGCGGATGTCCGGCGATCGCCAAGTCCAACCCAAGCTGCATATCTTCCACAATATTGCCGCTGGCCAGGGGTATCCCCCGAATCACATCCCAGGGAAAGGCCATACCTGTGCCCGTCAATAGCGACGGCATTCCCAAGCGCGATAGTCCCAGCAATCTCACTTGATTTTTCACCAGAAACGCGAGAGACGATATGGCTGTGGCTGCACTGGGGCGCGGTGGTGTTTCCATTAGATAAACCGATTGCACCGGGCGATGCGTTGCTGCTGATAGGCTGGCAATTTCGGACAGTGCGCCAGGGTTCATCCAGCAGTCTGCATCGGCCATTACCACCACCTCTGGCGGGTTTTTGGCAAGATAGCGCAGCCCAAAATCTAGTGCATAGCCCTTGCCACGACGGTCGGGATCGCGCCGCTCAATCACCTCAGCGCCAGCCGCGAAGGCGACAGCGGCGGTATCGTCGGTGCAGTTGTCGGCTACCACCAGCAGGCGATCGCCCGCTTGGAGCTGCGGCAAAATCGTGGCGATCGCTGCGCCAATGCCTGCTGCTTCGTTATGGGCAGGCATCAGCACTGCCGTCCGGGGATGCACTCTGCGGCGCGAATTTAGGCGCAGGCAGCGGCAGCAGCGCCATCACGCATTCCACAAACAGTACCGACACAGGCACCAGCAGCAGTCCACCAAGACCCAGTAGCAAAAGATTGAGCAACAGCATAGGGCTTCGCCTTCAGCAACCATTCAAAACACACAAATCAAGACACACAAACTAGCGCTCTCTTAGTGTGGGTGGAGAATGGCAGCGGCTAACTCCGAAAACTCACGCAATTTGCCAATCTTCTGATGCTTGTATCTGTACTTGGTCTTGCGAGATATGCAGTTTTTATCCGTTCCTCAATGCAAAAAGTCCTGGAAAGCGAATGGATGAAAGAATGTTGTGGCTTAGTCTAGGTAGACTTATAGGAGAAAACCAGACAGGAAAGAAAAAGGTGAAAGAGCAGTTGCCTGAATACCTTCTAGCTTCATTAAAAGCTGATTATTACTCGCCAACCTAATCCAGGTATCTGCTGCGTCTGCGCCTGTGCCTTGCTCAATTTTTAAGTCATTGGGCAGCAGATTGCTGATACGCAAGTCGATCAAATCCTGATTCAAATCAAAATCTTTTACAATCGCAGTTCCATCTCTGGATAGACCGAAGATGTCAGCGCCCCCATTGCCAACCAAAATATTAACGCCAGAGCCGCCCCTCAAGATATCATTTCCTGCACCGCCTCGCAAAATATCGTCACCACCCAATCCCAACAAAATATCATTGCCTGCCTGTCCATGAATTACGTCATTGGAATTATCGAAACCTCGAACCGTATTGTTCAACGCATTGAGAAACGTGACAGAATTTGAGTTTAATACCTGGTCAAAGTTCCATTCAGAATTGAATACATCAAAGCTATCCTGAATTTGCTCCTGTCCATCGAACAAAATATTTCCAAGGTCAACGGCTCCACCCGTCTTCTTTGTAAGGTTATCCAGATTTTCCAGCGAAAAGTTTTTGAGAATTACTTTTGTCTCAGAACCTTCAAATGTAATTTCCAGGTCTTGATTGTTTTGGGTTAGCAACAGATTTTTAGCCGTGAAGCGATCGCCCTTAAATTTCAGCGTGTCTAGCTCGGCGATCGCCTCTGCCGTAGGATTCGTTCCGCGACCGATGCCGCCGAAATTGTCGATGATAACGAGGCGATCGCCCTCATCTATCTCGATAGTTTTAGAACCGCCCGCACCGTCTTCTCGCTGGATATCCCCTGGGTTGACCGTTCCCAGTGTTCCTCCTTTTAGAAATACCGCAGAGTCTAATAATCCGTCGCGCACATCCTTTAGCTCAATGACCAACGTGTTCCTGGCGCCAGGTTCAATCAGCCCCACAAAGGTAAGCGGCTTTGTATAACCATCCAGACTAGTTTGATTGCTAAGCGGGCCGGTCAATGCCTCATTCCGAACAAAATCAGGATGGTAAGCGCCATAGGGTCCAAAAGCCAGGTTATTGATCGAAACGTTGTCGCCATTGCTGAGCCGAGCAAAGTTAAACCCATTCAGCGTCAGGCTAAATGAATCATTGAACTGACTCCCTGCAAACTCGACAAATTCTTCAGAACCAAACACATACTCAAAATACAGAAACTCTGCGGTATTATCTGCGTCAAATTCAATCTCAATCTTGATTGAATCGTTTGTGGCTCCTGCAAACCCAAAGTCAGTACTCAAATCATTCAATTCATTAATGAACCTGTTTGATACTGAAATCAATCCATCAGGCGATTCACCTTCGCTGCTTTCCCCCCGACCCGACTCCCCAACATATAGATAAAGCGGTTTATTAACTGTTGAGACTATTTGAGTTAAGTTAAAACCAATTTTTCCATTGTCACCCAAACTCATAGCTCCAACTAATTCATTTGTGGATCCTGTTGAATCAAATCTCTCTAACGTAGCAACTAAATTATTAATATTTCCATTCAGGATACCCCGTAGCTCAGGAGTAATCTCCACATCGTTATCTGCGACAGGAGGACGTTGACTTCCAGGGGCAAGAACAGTTCCAGCAGGCGTAAAGTCAAAAACGTCCAGACCTGGAATTGAATTAACAGCTTCGGCTGACTCAAGTTTGACATTGCTAAGTTTTATAGAGTCTAAATCAAAGCCGCTAAAGGGCCCCGTTGAACCTCCAAAGAAACTGCCGCTATCAGCAAACAAAATGGAGTTAATATCAAAACCAATCTTTGATAGATCGGCATAAAATACATCACTTCCTGATGCTTCATTGGGCCTTCCCGGTAGTTTAATGAACCTTAGCGGGATGCTGGTTCCGGGGGAAAAGCCGCCGTCTGCAATATTCTTGGTTGCCAGGTTTTTCACGTTGCCTGTGCTGAGGACGATGCCAGATTTCAAGTCAAATGGATCGTTCTGAAAGGTGCCAGATGCGTTGGCATTGCCGGTGAGCTTGATGCTGAAATTGCTGAGTCCTTTTGTGTCGCCCAGCAATGCCGTTTTGAGGATTTCAACATCATTATTCTGAGTGATTTTGAAGGCGATCGCCTGATTGTTTTCCATAGATTTTTGCCAAAAACTAAGTGGCGAAATGCTCATCCCTAAATCAGGACTCCTTCGCATTCCGATAGAAAAGTCGTAGCGCCTTTAATTGCATTGACATCAGCAATACCCTGGACAATTCCAATTAACTCTCTAGTGTTATTGAGGTAATTGATGTAAATTCCAACACCAGTGGGCAAGTTACCAGAGACAGCTTCAAACTGATAAGACTTAACACAACCAGATATCAGAATTCGATCTCCTTCGCCCGGATTAAAGTCCGTAATTAGCCCATAATCTTTGTCGCCAGCGACATTATAGAAATCGCAAGGAGTGGTTCCTGTAGTAGTTCTTACAGGCTCTAAACCTAGCCAAAACTCGTCGGCTCCTGTTCCACCCGTGAGGATGTCAATATTTGCCTGTAGATTTACATTGCCGCTATAAGAAATGTCGCCAAAAAGCGTGTCATTTCCCAGCCCTCCATTTAAGCCGTCGCTGCCTTCATTCCCTTGAATTAGATCGTTGCCGTTTTCTCCATTAAGGGTGTCATTTCCCAAATCGCCGCGGAGGGTGTCATTCGATGCGCCACCGAAGATTAAGTCATTTCCGAGAAATCCAGACAATTCATCGTCTCCATCGTTTCCTCGGATGACATCATCTCCGATATCTCCGCCAATTGTATTTGCCTGGTCGTCTCCTTCCAGCGTGTCGTTATAGATAGAACCTAGAAGATTTTCAATGTTAATTAGAACATCGCCTTCGGCGCTTCCTCCGCTGGCAATTTTGTTCTTCAAACTAATGTTTACTGCTGCCGCAGAAGTAACGTAGACAGCGGCATCTATCCCTTCTCCACCATTGAGTGTGTCGGCACCTGCGCCGCCATCTAGCCAATCATTTTCGGCTGCGCCGTCTAAGTAATTTGGCTCGGCATTCCCAATTAAAATGTCACCAAATTGTGAGCCTTCAATCTGCTCGATCGAGATTAAAATATCTCCAACTGGATCAACACTGAGATCTGCAAAGCCCTGTAAAGGAGAATGATTCAAATCAACGCGGACGGAAAATGTAGAGGTGCGATAACTGGCAATATCCCAACCTTCTCCGCCATCTAAGACATCTCCGCCCGGCCCACCAATCAGCAGATCATTGCCCTCATTTCCTCGCAGGAAATCGCTGCCGCTGCTGCCATCTGCTGTGTCGTTTCCCGCGCCCAGAACCAGAATGTCGTTGCCCAGTCCACCGCGAACGCTGTCGTTTTTAATCGTGCCCGTAAGCCGCAGACGGCTGATAGTATCGAAGGCGATCGCATCCAGCGTTCTTGCATTGTCAGCCGTGTTGCGAAACAAGAAGCCACCAGTATCACCCTGAAACCCGCCTGTGATGCCAGTTCCGACATCGTTGATGGAATAGTCCACGACCAAGACATCGTTGCCTGAGACTCCAGATACTGCGTCAATCTTGCCGCTGCTTAGTCCTGGATCAATTTCGTTATCGCCTGCATCACCTGTTAGGGAATCGGCGAACTGGGTGCCGCGAATGTTCTCGACGGTGGCGATCGCTCCATTCTTCTCAAACACATCGCCGCTGGCATCCGCATTAAAGCCGATGCCTGCTAGCAAACTGACGACGACATAATCTGGAGAGTCGCTGTAATCGACCCAATCCAGACCCCTGCCGCCCTCAAAGGTATCTGCGCCTGCACCCCCAAACAGGGTATCGTTGTTGCACCGCCCATTTAGCTTGTCATTGCCGCCGAGTCCTTTGAGGATGTTGCCTGCTAGATCCCCTTCTAGCGTGTCATTGTGGGATGAGCCTTCCAGATTTTCAATCGTGCTGTAGCCTTCTATGGGTTCAACTTTTGGCGCTTTATTGGGATCTTCTGATCGCGTAATACGCCCAGCAAAATCGAGTTGATCGCCTGCTGCGTCCCCGCCCTTACCTGTACCCCGGATCAAGCTGACATCCACCCCCGCCGCAGAAGTAAGATAAGAAGCCCAATCCTGTCCTGGTGATTCATTGACATAGCCGCCGCCATTGAGCGTGTCTGCACCTTTACCACCGAGCAGCCAGTCGTCTCCCAAATTGCCGCTCAGTCCTGCGTTGTCGCCCTCTAGCGAGTCGTCTCCATCGCCCCCATAAAGGCGATCGTCGCCGATAAGCCCTGCCAGATGGTTATCATCATCGTTTCCGAAAATGATGTCGTTATAGGCAGATCCCTGGACGGATTCGATACTAATCAGGCGATCGCCCTCTGCATCGCCACCAAAAGCAACGCCAGTTTTCAGATTGATAAACACTGCGGCTGGCGAAGGAATGTAGCTGGTACTGTCTTCGTCTGCGCCGCCATCAAGCGTGTCGCTGCCCGCGCCGCCCACCAGAAAATCTTTGCCCTTGCCCCCGGAGAGCGAGTCATTTCCGTTCAGCCCTTCCAGCGTGTTTTCATCGTCATCACCAAGTAAAATATCGTCCCCATTGGAGCCTTCGATGTACTCGATATCGATCAGGCGATCGCCCTCTGCATCCCCGCCTGAGCCAATAAACGCCTTTTGCTTGGGCCTGGTCAAATCGGGCGAAAAGCGCACACCGACCAGGGATTCTCGATAGCTGACCTGATCAGAGCCATTTTTGCTCTCCTTCCCTCCGTCGATTTCATCTGCACCCGCGCCGCCCAGAAAATAATCATCATCGTCACCACCCCGCAGCGTGTCGTCTCCTGCGCCACCCATTAAAACATCCTCTCCATCGCCGCCCTCTAGCAAATCATTGCCGCTGCCGCCATAGAGCTGGTCATTCCCTTTTTCGCCTTTCAAAACAGCAGGCAGAAACACACCATCCGCTACGACAATTACATCATCTTCTTTGCCGCCGTCCCCTTGGATTTGGGTAATATTCTGCCATTGCTTGACCAAGCCAAAAGCGCCGATTTCGACATTGCCTGTGGCCGGGTCTTGTGGAAGCTGAATCGTATAAAACTCTGCGATATCGCTTGGTCTTTGCCCATCAATCTCACCGCGCTCCTTCGCTCGATCGCCAATATTCAGCACCAGAATGCCTGGTGAAATCTCAGTTGCCAGACCTTTAGCCAGCTCCTCCTTGTCGCTGCATCCTGTCTCGAAGCTGAGCAGCATGACTTTAGCAATATTGAATCGTTTCTTAAAGCTAAAAATGCCAAATCCAATCTTTATAAATGCATCGAGAAATGCTGAAAGCTTGCCCGTGATTGGATCAAAAAGGCAGGATGAACCAAGTTCATCAACGTGAGCTTTACCATCTTTATTTTCACCGTCACTGAGGAAGATATCCAGCTCTCCCAGGATACCTCCGCCCACTCCGGCTTCAAAGATAAAAACGCTCAATGCGGCATAAGCAGCCAGACTAGCATCCAGGCTGGCGATCGGGTCATAGCCTCCTGGCGCATTAGGATTTGGTCTAGTTGCAATGTAAAAACCATTGGCGATTTTTTCGGGGTCGTTGTGTCCAGCCTGTCCAAATTGAATGAGTCCTCTTGTGTCGAACCCGACATCTAAATCAATGGAACCGCCCAGCAATCCTTCAATTTTTGCGCCGAGCGGGCCTAAGATTGGGAAATATTGGGCGAACTCAGCAGAAAAGCCAAGTCTAGGAATGTCATACCGAATCAAATCGACTTGCTTATTTAGCAGGAGATTAATCACCTGACCTGGTTCATCAAGCAGAGGAATTTCTAGCCCAGTTGTATTGCCAATCTCTGCTTTGAAAAAGCTCTGGGTTTTCTGTGCATCTGTATTTCCGCTCTCAGCAAGTTTTTCTAGCTGAGTGGCGATCGCCTCTACGCCACCATTGAGAATTGCGGTTGCCTTATCGAGGGTGAAATTAGGATCGCGAGGATCAAAGTCAGGATTTAAAGTGTAGCTGCCAAAATCAATCGGGATGTCTCCCAAATCGATCAGGTCACCAACCTTATCCACAATGTTTTTGATCTGAATGACCGCATCAATGAAATCGAAGACAGGCTTGGAATCGCCCAGCGGAAATCGCTCGATAATATCTCTCAGGCTGACTCTGCCATCTTTGTTGAGATCTAATCGAAAGCTGCGACCGAAGTCATCAATGATGGGCAATCGTTTCTGAAGAACGTTAACGATCGGCCCGATGGGAAATGCAT contains:
- a CDS encoding MarC family protein; its protein translation is MDISVLTQTFLAIFVLADPLGNAPIVVLLTKGMDLDQKNRVVDRATLVATLILLGFAFVGQPILTYLHISTASLKVAGGLLLLLVALDMLQGEINTYEAEQERDVAITPLALPLLAGPGALTTVTLLMADRPTARLSVVLGIVLSMFVTWVIVRQSTRIEKWLGETGTIIAAKLLGFILAALAVEIGSEGIRELFLS
- a CDS encoding DUF3153 domain-containing protein, encoding MRRLLPLLLLCLCLTGCIQYDVGITYDSQTHGELVQRIRLDGQIPAARRSTARAWLDGLEQQARKLGGKVRHPSKQESLITIPFNNGKDLAAKFNRFFNPSQEERRQLWGPDLAELPAIAARMTVRETNLLLVQRNRLSLDLDLRSLAVRGADGRLLVSPGGLLDVDFNLNTPWGVRSVDSTPEPKLGNRQLTWILQPGELNHLEAVFWVPSPLGLGTVAIAVIVGIGALVKALLEGDGGVE
- a CDS encoding glycosyltransferase family 2 protein; translation: MPAHNEAAGIGAAIATILPQLQAGDRLLVVADNCTDDTAAVAFAAGAEVIERRDPDRRGKGYALDFGLRYLAKNPPEVVVMADADCWMNPGALSEIASLSAATHRPVQSVYLMETPPRPSAATAISSLAFLVKNQVRLLGLSRLGMPSLLTGTGMAFPWDVIRGIPLASGNIVEDMQLGLDLAIAGHPPLFCSTAYVMGLLPARRTAADQQRTRWEHGHLHTLMTQVPRLLGETLRRGRVDLLAIALDLAVPPLSLLVMLWAVVLGIAAIALLLGASALPAALLLAQGCLLLGAISGAWVRFGTDLIPASALLSIPLYVVRKIPRYFGFFSNRQTQWIRTEREPEVGS
- a CDS encoding choice-of-anchor L domain-containing protein — encoded protein: MSISPLSFWQKSMENNQAIAFKITQNNDVEILKTALLGDTKGLSNFSIKLTGNANASGTFQNDPFDLKSGIVLSTGNVKNLATKNIADGGFSPGTSIPLRFIKLPGRPNEASGSDVFYADLSKIGFDINSILFADSGSFFGGSTGPFSGFDLDSIKLSNVKLESAEAVNSIPGLDVFDFTPAGTVLAPGSQRPPVADNDVEITPELRGILNGNINNLVATLERFDSTGSTNELVGAMSLGDNGKIGFNLTQIVSTVNKPLYLYVGESGRGESSEGESPDGLISVSNRFINELNDLSTDFGFAGATNDSIKIEIEFDADNTAEFLYFEYVFGSEEFVEFAGSQFNDSFSLTLNGFNFARLSNGDNVSINNLAFGPYGAYHPDFVRNEALTGPLSNQTSLDGYTKPLTFVGLIEPGARNTLVIELKDVRDGLLDSAVFLKGGTLGTVNPGDIQREDGAGGSKTIEIDEGDRLVIIDNFGGIGRGTNPTAEAIAELDTLKFKGDRFTAKNLLLTQNNQDLEITFEGSETKVILKNFSLENLDNLTKKTGGAVDLGNILFDGQEQIQDSFDVFNSEWNFDQVLNSNSVTFLNALNNTVRGFDNSNDVIHGQAGNDILLGLGGDDILRGGAGNDILRGGSGVNILVGNGGADIFGLSRDGTAIVKDFDLNQDLIDLRISNLLPNDLKIEQGTGADAADTWIRLASNNQLLMKLEGIQATALSPFSFLSGFLL
- a CDS encoding calcium-binding protein, whose amino-acid sequence is MNVETSASGTYLGENLEVFQPGVDAFLEKLQTAIDTIVLANSLPLIGNHLKETSDPAAKFLTTLRDEIREKFAQGTGEPVTSAFIQQKLYEALDETGWLQDLDGDGDVDKQDVQVSESSDNLSINLKLGRSLELLTLPVNFNLGLPGLGLEVEGDVKTQLGFSLDVGFGINATDGFYVNTKDPDELTITLDATIPDMKAEAGVLGFLKVAVTDEDADDNPDNAGQDADGDGNIPTKFSGKFTIDLKDADDQLTTTELEVVDPKDLIDWKLGGAANVNLTLKTDLGTKFLPSISTDFNLQWNFGDPIVAPASSKSLVLAQNTGLLGDRPTISFDNVKLDLGSFLDFLEPIFQRVEAIVNAFPIGPIVNVLQKRLPIIDDFGRSFRLDLNKDGRVSLRDIIERFPLGDSKPVFDFIDAVIQIKNIVDKVGDLIDLGDIPIDFGSYTLNPDFDPRDPNFTLDKATAILNGGVEAIATQLEKLAESGNTDAQKTQSFFKAEIGNTTGLEIPLLDEPGQVINLLLNKQVDLIRYDIPRLGFSAEFAQYFPILGPLGAKIEGLLGGSIDLDVGFDTRGLIQFGQAGHNDPEKIANGFYIATRPNPNAPGGYDPIASLDASLAAYAALSVFIFEAGVGGGILGELDIFLSDGENKDGKAHVDELGSSCLFDPITGKLSAFLDAFIKIGFGIFSFKKRFNIAKVMLLSFETGCSDKEELAKGLATEISPGILVLNIGDRAKERGEIDGQRPSDIAEFYTIQLPQDPATGNVEIGAFGLVKQWQNITQIQGDGGKEDDVIVVADGVFLPAVLKGEKGNDQLYGGSGNDLLEGGDGEDVLMGGAGDDTLRGGDDDDYFLGGAGADEIDGGKESKNGSDQVSYRESLVGVRFSPDLTRPKQKAFIGSGGDAEGDRLIDIEYIEGSNGDDILLGDDDENTLEGLNGNDSLSGGKGKDFLVGGAGSDTLDGGADEDSTSYIPSPAAVFINLKTGVAFGGDAEGDRLISIESVQGSAYNDIIFGNDDDNHLAGLIGDDRLYGGDGDDSLEGDNAGLSGNLGDDWLLGGKGADTLNGGGYVNESPGQDWASYLTSAAGVDVSLIRGTGKGGDAAGDQLDFAGRITRSEDPNKAPKVEPIEGYSTIENLEGSSHNDTLEGDLAGNILKGLGGNDKLNGRCNNDTLFGGAGADTFEGGRGLDWVDYSDSPDYVVVSLLAGIGFNADASGDVFEKNGAIATVENIRGTQFADSLTGDAGDNEIDPGLSSGKIDAVSGVSGNDVLVVDYSINDVGTGITGGFQGDTGGFLFRNTADNARTLDAIAFDTISRLRLTGTIKNDSVRGGLGNDILVLGAGNDTADGSSGSDFLRGNEGNDLLIGGPGGDVLDGGEGWDIASYRTSTFSVRVDLNHSPLQGFADLSVDPVGDILISIEQIEGSQFGDILIGNAEPNYLDGAAENDWLDGGAGADTLNGGEGIDAAVYVTSAAAVNISLKNKIASGGSAEGDVLINIENLLGSIYNDTLEGDDQANTIGGDIGDDVIRGNDGDDELSGFLGNDLIFGGASNDTLRGDLGNDTLNGENGNDLIQGNEGSDGLNGGLGNDTLFGDISYSGNVNLQANIDILTGGTGADEFWLGLEPVRTTTGTTPCDFYNVAGDKDYGLITDFNPGEGDRILISGCVKSYQFEAVSGNLPTGVGIYINYLNNTRELIGIVQGIADVNAIKGATTFLSECEGVLI